GGTATTAGGAAACATACTGTCAAGATTCCCTGTGAATCAGTGGTTCCTTTGAAAACATCAGATATCAGAGCTTTCAAATATGTTGCATCATTACACAGAAGTATGTAGAAAGACATGAAAATGTTGAGAGAGTACCTGATCAGTGTGTTTACTTTGGCCACGTCAATGTCATACAGTTTCTTGACTGCATGTTTAATCTGGTGCTTGTTGGCTTTGACATCAACAATGAACACAAGGGTGTTATTGTCCTCAATCTTTTTCATGGCTGACTCAGTGGTCAGAGGAAACTTGATGATGGCATAGTGATCCAACCTGCAGGAACATGTGGGTGGCAATATGAGGACATGCAGCTAGAAATTAAGTTGTGCAAACTTCTCATTAGGGTAGCTCTTCAGATGCATCAGTACCAAAAATACTAATCACAAGATATCATGCTTTGATCGCAATTTCCCCATCATGTGCATCCATGCCTGTGAAAATTCAAAAAAATGTATGGACATTTCTTCTACATTTCAAATATTCTACAGTGCTACCCAACCACTGTTGAACCCACTTGTTCCTGCGTGGTGCACTCTTCCTGGGGTACTTAGGCTGCCTCCTCAGCCGCAGAGTCTTGGGCCTGCGGAAGGTAGGGGTGGTCCTGACCTTCTTTTTCCTTTGGCTGTGAACACCTTTTAACACAGCCTTCTTGGCCTTCAGGGCCTTAGACTTGGCCTCAGTCTTGGCTGGGACAGCTgggaaaagaaaatgaagttGTAAAAAgtcacaatgaaaaaaaaaaagcatatacaCCCCTGATATCCTACGACCTCCAGGTAAAACGCTGGCTACGCAGCTAAAACATTTaccaaactagctagctagtagctagactggctgccgcttctcaccGGTGTATTGATTGTAAAATCATCTTTGGGTCTGAGAAAGGCACATAAGTGTAACtactattttattattattattattattattattaataataataataacaatgcttGCTAGCAAGGCACTGCATAGGTAGCAAAAACAAAtggtacttttttttaaagacaatcTCACTCAGTGTGGGATTCTGGATTTGGAATGCTTAAATTACTACATTTTTCGTCATCCTGTTACTTGTGGTCAAACAGTACTGTAAAGCATGCTTTTGCGCGAGAAAAGCAATGCgtaatacattatatttttataggcTACTAGAGGACAGTCACTCAAATATGATGACGAGAAATACCCTATCCCTGGGGTGATAATCTCTACTGCCTTCTAGTACTTAATGCAATCACACCACCAAAATAATGCTCGCTAGATAGCCAATAATTCATTTGCCAACGAGCACTGCCTAGGTAGCAAAACGATTTGAATACTAGATCCTGGAGGTTTgttaatacaaataaacatcTGCTATAACATATCCAAATGTTAGTGTAGCATTGGTGTGTTAGATTTTAGGTTTTAGTGGATACCAACGCACTGATGGCATCAACGTTAACTTTTCATTCACGTGCAATTTTAGCATAGCATTCATCTTGTCATGGGTTAATCGTATCTTGTCATAGGTTAATCGTataaagaagcaaacaaaaccatatTAAACAGCTATATAACAGTGACCTCATGTTTGCACAGAAAAAGCGAATGATTCTCGTAGAACTACAACACATCCACCGTTATCCTAGCAGCAAGCTAGGTACTTATGAGATCTTGGCAgcgttagctatctagctagcgcGAGTCCTGTAATGTGAACGTTTCATCACGACAGTTAAACCCATTAAGAGCGACAATACAGCATTCTGGACGaccatgaaaaaataaaatattcaagtATAACTGTTCAACTAACTTCGACAATAATTACTATCAGCCACTCTTTAGTATTACACATATTTTGTAGGGTAATATAGCACAAGAAGCAAACCTTCCTTCTTCGGTTTCGGGGCCATGTTGCGAAAGGAAGAACAGAAGGGTTTCCTCTTCTATTTTGCACGGGTTATGCAGTACGTTCTTGTCGCGAGAAACAGTTGTGCTTTATGGTTCTTGTAGTCCAATATGGAGAATGGTAAATACAATTtgtaaccacaaggaggcatgGCTTAGTGGGAGAGTGTGCACAATTCGCACTGTTCCAGTTGTGTTCCTGTGCGTTTCAGGGAAATTCACTTGATCTCTTGATAAAATACATCCAAAGTCATCACTAAAAGAAGAATTAGCCTGTTTTGATGTTGCTTCAGCAGTAAAACGGCAAAGCTACGATGGGCCGTTCCTGACAGAAGGATTCCTGCTGAATGTAGTAAATTGCTGTGGGTCGAAGAGATTGGCTtactaagttttttttttgcattccaGTCTACTTGGTATGTATTTTACGTATCACCCTTTTTTATAATTTGTAATTGTCGCATGTTTAACGACTTTTTTTAACAAGCAAAGATTCAACTAATATTGTGGTTTTATAGCCTCCATTTACAGATAATTGTGAAATAACCTACTTGTTTGATTAGAACAAGTTCATAACGACACTGAAATGACCAAAACCCCGATCTGTTAAACATTATGAATAGGACACCGTTGCTTGTAATATGTAAGTAAGCAAGACAGTAGTGTATTTTTACAAGCTATATGTTAATGCTTCCCTGAAATGCTCTTAAGTTTCCCTAATTAGATGTATGTTGGCTTGTGTATTTCTGTCCATTTTACTTTTTCACAAGCACCCTAATTATGAGTGCCTTACACCCTGTACCAGAAGACAGGATCATCTGTGAGATCCCATTGGTaactttcactttatttttcaCTCTCATGCTTTTGTTGCATCTGATCGGCAGTGTATACACTTTGAAACTGACATAACATCACCTTGAATATGATGTGCTTTTATTGGACACCCATACCTAATCCTTGACTGCAAAACATATTGTCAGTTTCTTAAACTTAAGAAAATCAGAGTACATCTTAAAACCCAATAACtgatattattttgtttcattcttgtCTGGATAAGCCTCTATTCTGTCTTTCCTTGATATGATGTTCAGTACTACACAAAGGAAGCTGCACTGCATACCAAAAATGGTTTCCATGTCACTGTccaaaatgcatgttacagtCAGAAGTCACACACAGTGGGGTAAGCCATTCGCTGGATGTACAGATATGTAGAAGTGTGTAGAATGAAGACATTAGAAGAAACAAGTCTTGACTTATTTGTTATTATGTCAACAGATTCAATGTAGCCAAGGTCATAGTTGTGGGTGATGTTGCAGTGGGGAAAACATGTTTAATCAATAGGTGCGTGTGgtgcaaaatgtttttgcatgttataTGGCTAAGAATATAAAGGAGAATACAGACAAAATTACCACTGTTTTTTGTATATGTTAAAATGGCCTCGTACATTACATAAAAGTAAAACTTATGAGAGACATTGGAAAAGTATAGCTTTTTTCATTTAGAATTGTTGTTTGCTTTAAGGTTTTGTAAAGATACTTTTACTAAGAGCTACAAGGCCACTATTGGAGTGGACTTTGAGATGGAGAGGTTTGAAGTTCTAGGAGTGCCCTTCAGTTTGCAGTTGTGAGTCATGATTATTTAGAAAAAGTATATACATAAcagaaatgcatattaaaactATAATACATTACAACTGAATTCCGAATAAAAAACAATGATATATGTAATATACtaatataagaaataaaacaaataatgtgtATATTAAAAGCTTCCCCTATAGTTCTTTCATCTAAGTCAATGtaagtttaaataaatgtttggtcCAAATGTAGGTGGGACACAGCAGGTCAGGAGAGGTTTAAATGCATTGCTTCCACCTACTACAGAGGAGCCCACGGTAATGAGATTTATATGGTGCTGTGTAAGTCGTGTTGGTTGTGTATGATTTGTTTGTATTAAAAACATGCTTGTTTTTTACACCCTTCTTCTGCATTCCAGCCATCATAGTGGTGTTTGATCTAAGCAACTATTATTCTTTAGACAATGCCAGGTAAAGCATACAGACACCTTACATGTTCGTGCTTACTGTGTTAAAGCCACTAGTATGTTACAAATGATGCAGTGTCTGACTTCATTCAACAACTGTAGGCAGGTTTGTTGATCTTGCTTATTGGGTAACTGCAGGCAGTGGCTAGAAGATGCCATGATAGACAATGACCCTTCCAGTGTACTGCTCTTTCTTGTGGGAACAAAAAAGGACCTGAGTGTAAGATTATTTTGAAGCTaaatacaatttcaaatgaataaacCCCACATTATTGAGTGGTGAAGTTATGTTAGCTGTTTCTGTCAGCATCCAGATCTGTTAGCCCAAATGGAGCAGGAAGCCATCAAGTTGTCAGAGGAGATAAGGGCTGAGTATTGGGCTGTGTCTGCTTTGTCAGGTAGGGTTGTTCTCTACAGGATATTTTGTTTGAAATTGAAATATGTTCAAATTCTTATAACCTTAATACATTTGATAACTAGTTGGAAGTACTGTCACAGAAATGGTAAAATAAGTGATTCCGTTTGTTTTTCCCGATGTaggagagagcgtgagagagctCTTTATGCGGGTTGCATCACTTACATTTGAGGCTTCAGTATTAGCTGAACTGGAGGGGAACATTACTAGGAAAATGGGTGACATTGTTAGTAAGTGTCcttttaataattacatttgcagATTTATAAGATCAGCCTGTGGGCatcagtttaaataaaaactttttgTGACATGAAGATTCTTATTGTCAGTACATTGTGGAAGGAGTTAAAAGACTGGAATATTCTACTGGAAGCATAACATTGTTTGAATTAGCCATGTATGTTCATTTCTGCCAATGACTCAACCACAGTGTATGGTTTTATTTAGATCCCCACTTCATGCCTTAGTGAGCACATTGTCTGAGTAAAGCTAAAAGCAGCCTTGTGAAAAGGTGGACTGGCTTTGGTATCTTTATCTCcatatgacaaataaaactgCACATGGACTATCTTTCTTATAGTTCATTGATTATAGCAACAAATTCTATCAACTTCCTTCCTTGCAGAAATCACCGGTGATGACAGTGATTTCAAAACATTAAAGGAGAAGAAACGCAGATGCTGTAATTAGATGAGTTTAGGAGCATGAGCGATGGTGTGATGGATGTCTGAGGACAAGAACAGAGCCACTGATCAGCATGGTGGCACTACAGAGCACAGAGTGGTATATCAGGCTCTGGACTGCTCAGCCTGGGGACATGCattatggtaaaaaaaaaccaaaaaaaaaacatactgaaaaCTTCACGTCTTATGTGACTTTGATCACAGAAcaatataaagtacagtaattgtacattgtatatattcatgtgCAATTTATAGAATGACCTATAACTAAATGTAGTTTTTGTTAGTTCTAGAGATAACTTCTATTGCAGAATGAACAAATGGTTTCTGTAACCATGTTTTTGAAACTGAGTGGTGGTGACCCTTGACTTGACTTTCTCCCAATTTAGGGGTTACAGCCCttagtgctctgattaccatggtaaccacagttgccttcagcccttggtatttcctGAGCTTTTCgtgtttctttttcctgatGATCGCCACATCAGTTATAGTAATGTAAACTGGTTTATTAGAACTGATCTAAATAAAATCTGCTGGCAGTTTTCATAGCGAATGCAATACTTCATCCTTTAGAACACTGTGGTTCATATAATTTTCCTTATGACCTCCAGGCGTTTTTTAGGGGAGTATCGTTAAGTGAACTCTTTGTTCTTTTCACTGTGTCATGTGTTTCTTCAGCTAATATCATACTTACACCAACACTCATGACTAGAATCTTTTGAATGTGCCAGAATACTGGATTCCCATAGCAAAATAGAATGAAAACTGTTTCCCAGTGCTTGGAAGAAAACCTCTCTTTCAGAGTGAAAACCAACCAAATTATAGTAAAAAACTTACTGTGACAAGggcctttatttatttgaacacaAATTCTTATTGTAAATTACATTATTCCCCCAGTTATCCAATTTGTGACAAGTTAGTATCAACGATCAGAGAGAATCATGATGCTCAGTTTTAATGATGGGTTCTCTTATCCTCAGTGCATTTGACTTGCCAAGGTACCTAACGGGGTTTTCATTAGACCTGCTACAAAACATGCTTGCAATGgtaataacactttttttttaaaactcttgGTTTATGTGACATTTCCTATTTTAGATCACTGTTAAGAAAACAGTGAGTCTAGAGATGCCGATTAAACACTCTGACATTGAGTCTGTGTATTTACGTTTGAGAATTTTATCAAAGGAAAGAAATTAAAGCGATCTTAGCAGTGAATTACACTAAACAGCAGTCATTCTTTTTGCATTCATCACCTCCTGCCATCAAGATCATACAGTCACATGATACAACTTCTGTACAGAACACATGATTGGGCAAgaatacatttccaaaatatcaataaaatagGAAGGAATGACTATGCTACTTGGCAACCTTgggaaaaaatatattataacaaaaaatatatatataaaaagggCATATCACCATACATTGATAAAGTATTAACTAGGCGCTAAAATAACTAGGTGTATAATGAAATTCACATCAGGAACTTGTCacttttcatttatgtatgaGATGAGGCATGAAGAAAACATGCTTTTGCTAAGAACCAAGTATGTTTGGTTcagcttaaaaaaacaaaaacaatttaaaaagaaatgtttgcTCATGACTAAAATTTAAATATCTTAGCTGAACCATATCAAAATCAACCAGCTTATAACCACATTAACAGGAGAATAAGAAAGACATTGTtcaaaagataaaagaaaatctaaataaatgttaattcatatattaaaaaaacaggcTGAGAAGCCACTAAAACATTAAACTTGAAAGAAATACCACAAAAGCTGAAAATGTGTAAAGAGCCTCAAACATCGGCGTTTACCATAAGTGGCATTCCTACCCATCATAGTTCTGGACTTGGAGATCTGTAGAGTACAGAATGTAATGGGAGTCATTTAAGACTCTTTTCCAGTTCTTGACACGTTCATAATGCTACAACAAATGAAAACTAGCCCTCAAACagaagttatttttgtttgtttatatgcaaGTCTTACTATGAACACAGCACACTAGAACATGGGGTAAATCTACAAAGGGTTGTATCTGCTTTTTGAGTGCTCAGAAAGTCTGGTTGGTTACACAAAGCACAAGATGTGTGCATTACAGTGTTTAGGTTCATACctaaattttgttttattcattcatatacATGAAACAGCTCTGTTTAGTGAAGCAAATGGTGGCGTCTTATTCATATCCACATTTAATAAAGATACAAGTCTGAATTAGCCAGCTTACAAAATTCAACACTGTAAGCAACAGAGACTGTCCACCattcatgcttttattcagAGTCTTGTGTTAATTCTTAGTTCTTGTTAAAACCTGAACCAAAAATaggaaaaagacaaaatagAGCGCTGGCATGCGCTTgtttgtaaaagaaaataaagagaaacattttgtgacaAACTTCATAGGTCCATTTCCTGAAAAAGTTGGTCATCAACTCATTTTTGTAGAGTCTAATGTCAGCTCTGAATGACTGCTTTTCTGATAATCAAACACTTGGAGcagtgaaagagagcaagagatagagCATAAGAATACAAGAGAGACATGGAGATggaagatgttttttttttttttttggtgtggtATTGGGACAGGGGTCACATGGACTTCTATCCACTCCTATCGATCCATCTCATCCAGCAGCGGTGTGGCATCTCCAGCAATGGACATAGGCGTGCTCTCGATCATGGGACTAGGTGAGGGGCGGGGCGTCATGCGAGGGGTCTTCTGCTTCCGTCTCTCCGCCTCTTTCTCCTGCAGCCACTGCTCGGCCATTTTAGCCCAGTCCACAGCTGTGTGACTGCTGGttctgaagaaaaagaaagagagaaatcatTTAGCTTTCCATCAAGTTATGAAACAGAGGAGGCAGGAGGCTGGTCAAAGCACACACTATGATTGCAGTGGGGAACACACTTACTTGGGCTGTGGTGTCCGAACCCTggaggaggatgatgag
This is a stretch of genomic DNA from Electrophorus electricus isolate fEleEle1 chromosome 6, fEleEle1.pri, whole genome shotgun sequence. It encodes these proteins:
- the rpl23a gene encoding 60S ribosomal protein L23a; translated protein: MAPKPKKEAVPAKTEAKSKALKAKKAVLKGVHSQRKKKVRTTPTFRRPKTLRLRRQPKYPRKSAPRRNKLDHYAIIKFPLTTESAMKKIEDNNTLVFIVDVKANKHQIKHAVKKLYDIDVAKVNTLIRPDGEKKAYVRLAPDYDALDVANKIGII
- the rab34b gene encoding ras-related protein Rab-34, with the protein product MSALHPVPEDRIICEIPLYYTKEAALHTKNGFHVTVQNACYSQKSHTVGFNVAKVIVVGDVAVGKTCLINRFCKDTFTKSYKATIGVDFEMERFEVLGVPFSLQLWDTAGQERFKCIASTYYRGAHAIIVVFDLSNYYSLDNARQWLEDAMIDNDPSSVLLFLVGTKKDLSHPDLLAQMEQEAIKLSEEIRAEYWAVSALSGESVRELFMRVASLTFEASVLAELEGNITRKMGDIVKITGDDSDFKTLKEKKRRCCN